One Betta splendens chromosome 16, fBetSpl5.4, whole genome shotgun sequence genomic window carries:
- the dek gene encoding protein DEK isoform X4, which translates to MSEGMDSSAVSEGKVEDQQNTSQEEQSSHNRSSNKISAVGEILEGKRAKKCVERLDLQAPKPKEKLKFGDGSGEKLGDIPRISFQINKMKPADLKPLHAIVFDRPGKIARLKKNLRLFNGFSFDAESEQFIKRREKLLKNTHFTNSKLKVVCGVLDLEKKGTHLDLIDKILNFLIAPKSSGKRVPVKKKRKSKKKLSDDLSTKTKKKSKSKQSSSSSNPKKSKTASKSKAIVMDSSSDDEEEEDEKAGASAEAEGSDADEKQSEKEGEQSDKSEQSEKESEESPKSNSSKGKSVPRKSAVVKRQSTPAKKTGPPKKRARKDLSEESESEVNSEADEKPKRKKSAKPAAKTKKADSSSNSKNTNTAEDSSDDDEPLIMMIKKAPSDEQLKETVQSLLKEANLEEMTMKQICQRVYDTFPNHDLTSRKDFIKQTVKSLIT; encoded by the exons CTGTAGGGGAAATCCTTGAGGGAAAGCGAGCAAAGAAATGTGTTGAGAGGCTTGATTTACAGGCACCCAAACCAAAAGAGAAGCTTAAATTTGGAGATG GTAGCGGGGAGAAATTGGGAGACATTCCACGTATAAGCTTCCAGATCAACAAGATGAAACCAGCTGATCTGAAACCTCTGCACGCCATTGTGTTTGACAGACCAGGAAAG ATCGCCAGGTTGAAGAAGAACTTGCGACTCTTTAATGGCTTCTCTTTTGATGCAGAAAGTGAACAGTTCATTAAGAGACGTGAAAAACTTCTCAA GAATACACATTTCACCAACTCTAAACTGAAAGTTGTCTGTGGTGTATTGGATCTGGAGAAAAAAGGAACTCACCTGGATCTCATCGACAAGATCCTGAATTTCCTCATTGCACCAAAAAGCAGCGGAAAG CGTGTGCCtgtaaagaagaagaggaaatcGAAGAAAAAATTGTCTGACGATTTAAgtacaaaaaccaaaaaaaagagcaaatctAAACAGAGCAGCTCGTCATCTAATCCTAAAAAATCTAAAACCGCAAGCAAGTCCAAAGCCATAGTTATGGATTCCAGTAGCgacgatgaggaagaggaagacgagaaAGCTGGGGCTTCAGCTGAAGCAGAGGGATCGGATGCAGATGAGAAACAGTCAGAGAAAGAAGGGGAACAGTCTGACAAGTCAGAGCAGTCTGAGAAGGAGAGTGAAGAG TCTCCCAAATCAAATTCCAGCAAAGGCAAATCTGTACCCAGGAAATCTGCGGTAGTAAAACGACAGAGTACACCAGCCAAGAAGACGGGTCCTCCTAAAAAGAGAGCGAGAAAAGACCTTTCAGAAGAGTCTGAGTCGGAGGTCAACAGTGAAGCTGACGAGAAG CccaaaagaaagaaatctgcTAAACCGGCTGCCAAGACAAAGAAAGCTGATAGCAGCAGCAatagcaaaaacacaaacacag CAGAAGACAGTTCAGACGACGACGAGCCGCTCATCATGATGATAAAGAAAGCACCGAGTgacgagcagctgaaggagacggTGCAGAGTCTGTTGAAGGAGGCAAATCTGGAGGAGATGACGATGAAACAAATCTGCCAGAGG GTGTACGACACCTTTCCAAACCACGACCTGACCAGCAGGAAGGACTTCATTAAACAGACCGTTAAATCT